The Salinivibrio kushneri genomic interval GCGCCAGCAAGGGTGTGGCTAAACGCGATAAAAAGCGCTGGTAGCCTTGGTCCTCCGGGTGATTTTGGTGCAAATCATAAATGGCCTTTTCGTCCTCGGGCGCGAGCAGCGTTTGGCGATCAACAAATACCAACGCGCAATCCGTGCATTGAAAGTACGCACGGCGTTTGTCGGTATGATAAAGATGGGTTGTTGTGTGCTCACATAAAGGGCAGTGCTGCATATCATTCATCTATGCCAAAGGCTGGCGCGAATGTAGCAGAAAGTGGGTCAATAAAAAAGCGACAGGCATAAAGCCTGTCGCGTATCGCGCTTGCGATAATAAGCGGATCGTGTCCGTCCTGGTACTGGGTTCATCCCTGATAAATGGCGCTTAGCGCCTTAGTATCAACATCCTGTCATTGTGGGTAGCATGCCTGCCTATCCGTCGCTTCCTGCGTCCTTGTCGCTCGACACCCACTACACATCCTGTGTCACGTCATCCTTGTGCGCCAACCTTGGCAACATCCACATCCTGTGGTTAGACCGTCCTGGTGCTCATCTGCCTTGCTTGGCTCAGTCTCTTGTCCTTAAGGCCAACGTCCTGTTGATAGTGATAGCATATCGCAGTGACCGCGCTTGCCTAGAATGACCGCCAAATAAAATAAGAAGCGAAAATGTACATTGGAGGTAAAGCAATGATTTTAAAGAAGATAAAAATATATCTTTCAAGAAGTGACGTGTTTTTCTTGCTAGCAAATAGCCAATCTCTCACACACGAGGTCGCTGTTATCGCTATCGGCGTGGTGTGATGTCAAAGCGCGGGCCTAGTGAGATGGCCGGGCGAATAAACGGGAGGGATAAAAACGGCGGCGTTTATCACACCACCGTTTTCGCAGAGCGGCTCGGTTATTAGTGTAGCCCGCCTAAGTAGTTAGACAGCGCGTCAATTTCCTTGTCCGTCAGCTTCGCCGCGACCGACCGCATCATTTTGTTCATATCATTATGACGCTCTGCGGCGCGGAACATTTTCAACTGACTGGCTAGGTACTTCGCAGGCTGGCCAGAAATTTTCGGGAAACCAGAAGAAGGGGTGCCGTTCCCGCGAGGACCGTGACAGGCTGTACAGGCTGCAATACCGCGCTCAGGATCACCGGCCATGTAGAGCTGGCGGCCTACCTCGATAGCGCCTTCAGGCGTGGTACCAGGCTTGGGTGTTAAGGTTGCATAATACGCCGCTAAGTCTGCCATGTCCTGCTCAGAAAGCGGCGCGACCATGCCAGCCATTACAGCGTTATATCGTCCTTGCTCACCGCCGCTTTGCGCGCCGAGCTTAAATTCTTTCAGTTGTTTCTCTAGATAGTTGGCGTGCTGACCCGCCAAGTTTGGGTAATCAGGCAAAACACTGTTACCGTCAGCACCGTGACAGGCGACACAGGTATTGGATTTTGCTTTGCCCGCTTCAGCATCTCCTTGGGCCCAGACTGAAGTGCTGGCGAGGAGAGTCAATATTAGCGCTAATTTCTTCATGACATTCCGTTTATAATTATCAAGCTTCCAGTACCACTACTTAGTTACCGTCATGGTACAATTACCGATCAAAAACCGAGCACGGTTATTTTACACAAATTCACACAAA includes:
- a CDS encoding c-type cytochrome, coding for MKKLALILTLLASTSVWAQGDAEAGKAKSNTCVACHGADGNSVLPDYPNLAGQHANYLEKQLKEFKLGAQSGGEQGRYNAVMAGMVAPLSEQDMADLAAYYATLTPKPGTTPEGAIEVGRQLYMAGDPERGIAACTACHGPRGNGTPSSGFPKISGQPAKYLASQLKMFRAAERHNDMNKMMRSVAAKLTDKEIDALSNYLGGLH